Proteins encoded together in one Agromyces sp. 3263 window:
- the rpsB gene encoding 30S ribosomal protein S2: MAVVTIRQLLDSGVHFGHQTRRWNPKMKRFIFTERSGIYIIDLQQSLAYIDKAYDFVRETVAHGGTILFVGTKKQAQESIAEQATRVGQPYVNQRWLGGLLTNFTTVSKRLARMKELEELDFEGTTSGFTKKELLIKKRELDKLHKSLGGIRNLSKTPSALWVVDTKKEHLAIDEAKKLGIPVIGILDTNCDPDEVQYPIPGNDDAIRSVSLLTRIIADAAAEGLIERHQKPEAEGNVSAVEPLAEWEQELLQAQTPEQSSPETDKVDGATAEAEEVAEVAEAVSIDEVVEATTESEADVEGAAAAEAAVEADETK, from the coding sequence ATGGCCGTCGTCACCATCCGCCAGCTGCTCGACAGCGGCGTGCACTTCGGGCACCAGACCCGCCGTTGGAACCCGAAGATGAAGCGGTTCATCTTCACCGAGCGTTCCGGCATCTACATCATCGACCTGCAGCAGTCGCTCGCCTACATCGACAAGGCGTACGACTTCGTCCGCGAGACGGTCGCCCACGGCGGCACCATCCTCTTCGTCGGCACGAAGAAGCAGGCTCAGGAGTCCATCGCCGAGCAGGCGACCCGTGTCGGCCAGCCCTACGTGAACCAGCGCTGGCTCGGCGGCCTCCTCACCAACTTCACCACGGTCTCCAAGCGCCTCGCGCGCATGAAGGAGCTCGAGGAACTCGACTTCGAGGGCACCACGAGCGGCTTCACCAAGAAGGAGCTCCTCATCAAGAAGCGCGAGCTCGACAAGCTGCACAAGTCGCTCGGCGGCATCCGCAACCTGTCGAAGACGCCGTCGGCCCTCTGGGTGGTCGACACCAAGAAGGAGCACCTCGCGATCGACGAGGCGAAGAAGCTCGGCATCCCCGTCATCGGCATCCTCGACACCAACTGCGACCCCGACGAGGTCCAGTACCCGATCCCGGGCAACGACGACGCGATCCGCTCGGTGAGCCTGCTCACCCGCATCATCGCCGACGCCGCAGCCGAGGGTCTCATCGAGCGCCACCAGAAGCCCGAGGCCGAGGGCAACGTGTCGGCCGTCGAGCCGCTCGCCGAGTGGGAGCAGGAGCTCCTCCAGGCGCAGACGCCCGAGCAGTCGTCGCCCGAGACCGACAAGGTCGATGGCGCCACCGCTGAGGCCGAAGAGGTCGCCGAGGTCGCCGAGGCCGTCTCGATCGACGAGGTCGTCGAGGCGACGACCGAGTCCGAGGCCGACGTCGAGGGCGCTGCTGCCGCAGAGGCCGCCGTCGAGGCCGACGAGACCAAGTAA
- the pyrH gene encoding UMP kinase, with protein sequence MTDRRRRVMLKLSGEAFGGGQLGVNPDVVSSLAREIADAARTVEIAIVVGGGNFFRGAELSQRGMDRGRADYMGMLGTVMNSLALQDFLEQAGAETRVQSAISMTQVAEPYIPRRAERHLEKGRVVIFGAGAGLPYFSTDTVAAQRALEIDADVVLVAKNGVDGVYSDDPRTNPDAHKIDRISYQEALQRGLKVVDSTAFSLCMDNGMPMQVFGMEPRGNVTAAILGAELGTIVSNGVPVSTR encoded by the coding sequence ATGACGGATCGCAGGCGCAGGGTGATGCTGAAGCTCTCGGGTGAGGCGTTCGGTGGAGGGCAGCTCGGGGTCAATCCCGACGTCGTGAGCTCGCTGGCGCGCGAGATCGCGGATGCGGCGCGCACGGTCGAGATCGCGATCGTCGTCGGCGGCGGCAACTTCTTCCGCGGCGCCGAGCTCTCGCAGCGTGGCATGGACCGCGGTCGTGCCGACTACATGGGCATGCTCGGGACCGTCATGAACTCCCTGGCGCTGCAGGACTTCCTCGAGCAGGCCGGCGCCGAGACCCGCGTGCAGTCCGCCATCTCGATGACCCAGGTGGCGGAACCCTACATCCCGCGCCGTGCCGAACGCCACCTCGAGAAGGGTCGCGTCGTCATCTTCGGCGCCGGAGCGGGGCTCCCGTACTTCTCCACCGACACGGTCGCCGCACAGCGAGCGCTCGAGATCGATGCCGACGTCGTGCTCGTCGCCAAGAACGGCGTCGACGGCGTCTACTCCGACGACCCTCGCACCAACCCCGACGCGCACAAGATCGACCGCATCAGCTACCAGGAGGCGCTCCAGCGGGGCCTCAAGGTCGTGGATTCGACGGCGTTCAGCCTCTGCATGGACAACGGCATGCCCATGCAGGTCTTCGGCATGGAACCGCGAGGCAACGTCACGGCGGCGATCCTCGGCGCCGAACTCGGCACCATCGTCAGCAACGGCGTGCCCGTCTCCACTCGATAG
- the tsf gene encoding translation elongation factor Ts, translating to MANFTLEDVKNLRERLGTGMVDTKNALVEADGDMDKAVEILRLKGAKGNAKRADRSTAEGLVAAVDNGDGTATMIELACETDFVAKGDKFVGLADRVLAAVAAARAATVEAALAAPAEGKTVADVISEEAAILGEKVELRRIRLVTGEHFSIYLHKTSKDLPPQVGVVLGYAGDDAETARSVAQHISFANPEYLTREDVPAESVEKERSIVEQISREEGKPEAALPKIIEGRVGAYFKQVALLEQDYAKDNKLSVSKVLSDAGLTVSDFARFKVGA from the coding sequence ATGGCCAACTTCACACTCGAAGACGTCAAGAACCTGCGCGAGCGCCTCGGCACCGGCATGGTCGACACGAAGAACGCACTCGTCGAGGCCGACGGCGACATGGACAAGGCGGTCGAGATCCTCCGCCTGAAGGGCGCGAAGGGCAATGCCAAGCGCGCCGACCGCTCCACCGCTGAGGGCCTCGTCGCCGCCGTCGACAACGGCGACGGCACCGCGACGATGATCGAGCTCGCCTGCGAGACCGACTTCGTCGCCAAGGGCGACAAGTTCGTCGGCCTCGCCGACCGCGTGCTGGCCGCAGTGGCCGCCGCGCGCGCCGCGACCGTCGAGGCCGCCCTGGCCGCGCCGGCCGAGGGCAAGACCGTCGCCGACGTGATCAGCGAGGAGGCGGCGATCCTCGGCGAGAAGGTCGAGCTCCGCCGCATCCGCCTCGTCACGGGTGAGCACTTCTCGATCTACCTGCACAAGACGTCGAAGGACCTGCCCCCGCAGGTCGGCGTCGTGCTCGGCTACGCCGGCGACGACGCGGAGACCGCTCGCTCGGTGGCGCAGCACATCTCGTTCGCGAACCCCGAGTACCTCACCCGTGAGGACGTCCCGGCGGAGTCCGTCGAGAAGGAGCGTTCGATCGTCGAGCAGATCTCGCGTGAGGAGGGTAAGCCCGAGGCCGCCCTCCCGAAGATCATCGAGGGTCGCGTCGGCGCCTACTTCAAGCAGGTCGCCCTGCTCGAGCAGGACTACGCGAAGGACAACAAGCTGTCCGTGAGCAAGGTCCTCTCCGACGCAGGCCTCACCGTGAGCGACTTCGCTCGCTTCAAGGTCGGCGCGTAG
- the frr gene encoding ribosome recycling factor, with protein MIADVLSDATARMHKAVEVAKDDFASVRTGRANPQLFQKIMVSYYGTPTPLSQLASLQNPEARTLVVTPYDKSALKDIEQAIRDTPNLGANPTNDGNIVRVTLPELTEERRREYVKIVRSKAEDARVSVRNIRRKAKDDLDGLKGEVGDDEVSRAEKELEQLTKTNVDAIDDALKRKEAELLEV; from the coding sequence GTGATCGCGGATGTACTGTCCGATGCCACTGCACGCATGCACAAGGCCGTCGAAGTCGCGAAGGATGACTTCGCCTCGGTGCGAACCGGGCGGGCGAACCCCCAGCTCTTCCAGAAGATCATGGTGAGCTACTACGGCACGCCGACCCCGCTCTCGCAGCTCGCGTCGCTGCAGAACCCCGAGGCCCGCACCCTCGTCGTGACGCCCTACGACAAGAGCGCGCTGAAGGACATCGAGCAGGCGATCCGCGACACGCCGAACCTCGGCGCGAACCCGACGAACGATGGCAACATCGTTCGCGTCACGCTGCCCGAGCTGACCGAGGAGCGTCGCCGGGAGTACGTCAAGATCGTGCGCTCCAAGGCGGAGGACGCGCGCGTGTCGGTGCGCAACATCCGTCGTAAGGCGAAGGACGACCTCGACGGCCTCAAGGGCGAGGTCGGCGACGACGAGGTCTCGCGCGCCGAGAAGGAGCTCGAGCAGCTCACGAAGACGAACGTCGACGCGATCGACGACGCGCTGAAGCGCAAGGAAGCCGAACTCCTCGAGGTCTGA